TCTTGCCTTCCAGGCGGTAAGGTTCTTTGAGCGTAGAGACGTCCAGGTATTCACCATGCTGGTTTAAGTGGCGCACGTGCGCGGCGCAGTCATGGATGAGGCCGTCCAGTAAGTGTACTTCGGCTCCGTACCAGTAGCATTCGTCTTTAAAAGCTTTAGGCGTATGGCGCGGCATGACCACCACGGCAGGTAATCCGGCTTTGGCGCAGTAGGCGGCCATGGCCACGCCCGCGTTGCCAGCGGTGGGAATAATGCATTGCTCTACTCCCTTTTCATAGGCTTTGGAAATAGCCATGCTCAGGCCCCTGGCCTTAAAAGAGCCGGTAGGGTTCTTGCCTTCGTCTTTCAAGAGAAGATTCTCAAAGCCGTATTTTTCTCCCAGGGTTTTAAGCGACAGCATGGGCGTAAAACCTTCGCCTAATGAAACTCTAAATTTGTCGTCTAGCAAGGGAAGAACTTCCTGATAGCGCCACATGGTGCCTTCGCGGCCGTTGAGAATGTCTTTAGAAAGGCCGCCTTCCAAGTCATACTGCGCCAGCAAAGGCATGGAGCAGCAATCAGACACGCGCTGCAAGGCTTCATGGCTATATTCATTTCCACATTTTGAGCAGGAAAGTGCAGTTATTTGGCTGATGGTGGTGAGCGTAGACGGGGTCATATCAAGTACATTTTGCCTTGGCAAGTAGGGCAAAGGGTATGACCAAATCAAACGGCCTTTTGGTATAGGCTATTCCATTTTAGAATACTGGCGTTTCATAAACTGGATGAAGTTTTTGTAAGGGGCATTGTTCTCGGTGCCCTTGCGCTGAATAAAATTGAAGGTGCGGTGCACCTCAAAGTCTTTGATGTTCACTTCCACCAACTCCCCCGAGGCCAGTTCCTTCACCACAGCTTGCCTAGGTAAGAAGGCCAGACAGGTATCCACCCGCACAAAGTTTTTCAGGGCCTCAGTGCCACCCAAGCGCACGCGCACGGGTAACTGTGCCAGCTTGATGCCTCTCTGCACCAGGGCGTCTTCCAACACCGCCAAAGTTCCCGAACCGGCTTCCCTAATGGCCAAAGGAATGTTGTACAGGTCCTGCACCTGCAAATTGTGCTTCTTGATGGGATTGCGATGCGAGCATACGGCGATTACCTCATCGGTTAGAAAAGGCGTGTAAGTAACCTGGCTTACTTTGTTGATGCCTTCAATAATGCCCAGATCAATGTCATGGTCCAGTAAAGCTTTTAAGATGTTTTCACTGTTCCGGTTTTTTAGGCTCAGCTGTACCTGTGGGTGCTGGGTCAGGTAGGCAGATAAAACCGGAGGCAGAATGTACAGAGAGATGGTGGTGCTGGCGCCCAAGACCAAGGTAACCTGCGGTTTAAAGTCCTCGCTTAAAAGTGGCATCTGCTGATGGAGCTCGTTCTGGATTTCCTGCACGGCCTCCAGTTTCTCATAGATGAGTTTGCCGGCCGGCGTGAGGCTAATGGTATTGCCGTGCCGTTCAAACAAACCCGTCTTGTAATATTCTTCCAGCGCCTTAATCTGCTTTGAAATAGCCGACTGGCTGATGTACAAGATCTGGCTGGCCTTGGTAAAGCTCAACTGCCGGGCTACTTCAAAAAAGACTCTGTGTTTCTGGGATATCACCGCTGTATGCTTTTGTAGAGGAACGTGGGGCTTTAAATACGGTCCAGGCTGTTTCGAGTGCGCTCGCTGTCCGTTAGATTACCGGTATTGACCGTGCTGGCAGGCTCAAACAACAAAACGGACGCTTCCTTTTCGGCTACGGGCCGGTGCTCTACGCCTCTGGGTACAATCAGAAACTCGCCGGCTTGCACCAACACGTGCTTGTCTCTGAATTCCATGGTGAACTCGCCTTCTACCACCAGAAACAATTCATCTTCATGGTCATGGTGGTGCCAGTCAAAAGCGCCCAGAAATTTAGCCAATTTCACCTGTTGGCCGTTGAGGTCGCCGGCTATCCGGGGATTCCAGTGGTCAGAGAACTGGGCAAATTTTTCAAGTAGGTTTACTTTCTCCATGGGATGTTAATTTTTTGTGCAAGTGAAGATAAATCATCTTAAGCGGCTTTCCATCCTAGTCTTTGAAAATGAGAGGGAATAAAAAAAGCCCCGGTTTTACCGAAGGCTTTTCTTGTAATAATTCAGGTGTCTAACGGGAGCAAATCTTATGCCCTCAAGGTCACCGGTTATCCTTAATGATGGAGCAGTGTTGGCCGATGTCTTCTTTGGCGGCGGGCTTTTAGTTTGTCTGCCAGCACATAAATGTCTCCGTATTCCCTGGAGAATTTAGCCGGGTCTTTCAGCAAAGCATCCATTTTTGAGGGTCCTTTGGCCATAAAGGCATTGCGAAGACGGTTCCAATAAATGGCTACCAGGCCGGCGGCACAAGCAAAGCAAATAAACCCTATCACTCTGTAGGCCGCTACCTCACTGTTAGAAGTAGAAAAGGCCAGGAGGAAAATTCCGGCAAAGAAGCTGAGGGCAAGCAAAGTGGGTAAGTTTTTATTCATAGCATCAACATTAGGGGGTAAATTAATCTTTCTGCGCGCTGAACATATTGGCTAGTGCCAAGGGGGTGGGGCTTTTATTTGTATACGTTTCTATATAGAAAAAGCATATTCTTAAACCATTTATTTTCAAATTTTTAGCGCATACTTTTTGCTCCTCAAAAGCTTTGGTTATGGTGCTTAAGCAGCGGCTGCGCATCTGCTATTTGATGTCTTTTTCTGAGAAAGAGGCCAGATTTGATAGCGGCAATTCATGGTGCAATCATCTTTTTTGCTACCTATGCAAAAGCATCTGCGTACCCCTTACCAGACAGCATTTTCTCAGCCATGAACCTCTCAAAACGTTACCAGCCTTCGCTTGCCCTCTTAACCGATATGTACCAGCTGACCATGGCCCAGGGCTATTGGAAACAGAACCGCGCCGAACAGCAGGCCGTCTTCCACCTGTACTTCCGGAAGAACCCATTCAAGGGCGGTTATACCATTAGTGCGGGCCTGGAAGATGCGATGGATTTGTTGCAGAAATTCGGGTTTACGCAGGAAGACCTGGACTTTCTGGCGCAGGTGAAAAGCAGTAACCAACAGCCGCTTTTTGAGAAGGGTTTTCTAGAGTATCTGGCCCAGTTAAAATTTACTTGCACAGTACATGCTATTCCAGAAGGAACGGCCGTTTTCCCCAATGAGCCGCTGCTACGCATTCAAGGGCCCATTTTGCAATGCCAGTTATTGGAGACTCCCCTGCTTACCATCCTCAATTTCCAGACGCTCATAGCCACCAAAGCCGCGCGCATGGTAGACGTGGCCAAAGGCGATGCCATCATAGAGTTTGGCATGCGGCGCGCTCAAGGTCCGGACGGTTCTTTGTCGGGGACCAGGGCGGCGTTTGTGGGTGGTATTGGCGCCACGTCTAACGTACTGGCGGGCAAGCTGTACGGCATTCCCTTAAAGGGCACGCACGCGCACAGCTGGGTCATGTCTTTTGATGAGGAAGTGGAAAGTTTTGAGGCCTACGCTCATGTGTTTCCAGATGACTCGGTGTTCCTGGTGGACACCTACCATACCCTGGAAGGCGTGAAGAAAGCCATTGTCGTTGCCCAGAAATTACGGGAAAAAGGACATGAGCTGAAGGGCATCAGGCTGGACTCTGGCGACTTGGCTTATTTGAGCATTGAAGCCCGAAAACTTCTGGATGAGGCGGGCTTCCCGAAGGTGTCCATTGTGGCCAGCAATGACCTGGACGAATATCTCATTGAAAGCTTGAAAATACAGGGCGCCCGCATTGACACCTGGGGCATAGGGACAAAGCTCATTACGGCCTATGACCAGCCGGCGCTGGGTGGTGTGTTCAAACTGGCGGCCCTGCAAAACGAGCAAGGTCTATGGGACTACAAAGTGAAGCTCTCTGAACAGCTCATCAAAGTATCCACTCCCGGAATATTGCAGGTGCGCCGCTTCTTTGACAAAGGCACGCTGGTAGGTGACATGCTCTACTCAGAGGACCAAACCATTGCCCAGCCTGCCACCATGGTGCACCCCAACGACCCAACCCAGCACAAGTCCTTCAAAGAATCCTGCACCCATGAAGACCTTTTAGTGCCTATCTTCCAACAAGGTAAACTGGTATACACTTCTCCAACTTTACAAGACATTCAGGCCCGCACCAAACAGCAGGTGGAGAGCTTACATGAAACCTACCGCCGTCTGCTTAACCCGCACATTTATAAAGTGGGTCTGGAACAGCAACTGCACCAAAAGAAAATGGATGTGATTGTGGACCTCCGGAGCCGCGCCGATTAAAGCTTACAAGCTGCTGCTTTGAACGAGTTGACCGCCTTTAGCTAGTAGATCTGCCTTGGCGCGTTCAAAGCCTTCTGAGCTGATGGCGCGGGTGGCGTCTTCTATGAAATAGGTGGCAAAGCCTTCCTGCAAGGCGTCTTTTGCTGTGAAAAACACGCAGAAATCGGCGGCTAGGCCAGCTACGTAGACCTCTGTCACGCCTTTTCCGCGCAGGTACTCTGCCAAGGCCGTAGATTTTAAATGTCCGTTGTCATAAAAGCCGCTGTAGGAGTCAATCTCTGGGTTGGTACCTTTTCTAAAGATGGCCTCTACGCGGTGCATATCAAGTGCAGAAGAGAAATCAGCGCCGGGGGTGCCTTGGATGCAATGGTGCGGCCAGAGCACTTGCTCCAAGCCATTGAGCGTGATGGTGTCAAACACTTTGTTGCCCGCGTGTTGCCCCGCAAAACTCTTGTGGTTGGACGGGTGCCAGTCTTGCGTGGCCACTACTAGATCGAACTTGGGTTGCAGGTGGTTAACCAAAGGAATGATGGCATCCCCGTCTGGCACGGCCAAAGAGCCGCCTGGCAAAAAGTCATTCTGAATATCAATGAGGAGTAAGGCTTTCATAGTTTCGTTTTTGAGGTGTTTTCTGGAAAAGAGGCTAAAAACGGTCAGCGCAAACAGAGCAGTCTATTACCTTATACTGCCAAATCATAACGCTGTTCTATCAAGGCTTTCCCAAAATCGGTGCTTTCCTTCTCCTGGCTCAACTGGAAGCCGTAGCTTTGGTACAGGCTGGCCGCTTTGGTCAGTTCATGCGTGGTCCAGAGGTAAGAAGTTGTATAGCCGCACTCGTGCAGAAAAGCCATGTACAGATCCATCAGTTTTTTTCCCAAGCCCAGCCCACGGTAACCGGGCGTGACGATAAAGTACCGCAGCTGCGCCGCGTCTCCCCTGTCCATGAGCAGCAGAAAGCCCACTATCTTGCCATTATGTTCCGCTACCCACACGCGGTTACGGTCGTCTGTGTACTGCTGGTAAAACTCGGCTAACCCTGCCGCCACGTAGGCTTTAAAGGCGATCCCCAAATTATATTCCTGCCTATACAGCAAGCCGTGCAAATAGGTGATATACCCAATGTCGCCGGGTTGTAAATACGTCCTGATGGTAATGTCTGACAGTGAAATGGAAGCGGCCATGGTGCAAAGATGTAGATTTAGTTGACATTGTAATGTAGGGGCATTTGGCACACGCCCTCACGCATACCTAATCATATGTAGTCAAGTTTACGATGGTTTCTTTACAGTAGAAATGGTAATGCTATGGCAACCAATTGGGCGTATGCTATACGTCCCTACATCCGGGAAATTTCTAAAAAGTGGATGCACGTTTTTGGTCTGTTTTTTGAAAAATAAGCCAAAAACGACCTTGCACGCAAACCTTTAATTCCTCCAA
The nucleotide sequence above comes from Nibribacter ruber. Encoded proteins:
- a CDS encoding threonine synthase produces the protein MTPSTLTTISQITALSCSKCGNEYSHEALQRVSDCCSMPLLAQYDLEGGLSKDILNGREGTMWRYQEVLPLLDDKFRVSLGEGFTPMLSLKTLGEKYGFENLLLKDEGKNPTGSFKARGLSMAISKAYEKGVEQCIIPTAGNAGVAMAAYCAKAGLPAVVVMPRHTPKAFKDECYWYGAEVHLLDGLIHDCAAHVRHLNQHGEYLDVSTLKEPYRLEGKKTMGYEIAEQLHWTLPDVILYPAGGGTGLIGIWKALQEMKALGWLPENVKLPRMVAVQAQNCKPLVDTYLGLQDNAQQYNGLPTLANGLAVPRPLGEPLMLEVLEQSEGTVMAITEDEMVEGVRELAQKEGIFVAPEGAATWMAARKLLTQGWLQSHEQVLLLNTGNGQKYMENMEGRWTV
- a CDS encoding GNAT family N-acetyltransferase: MAASISLSDITIRTYLQPGDIGYITYLHGLLYRQEYNLGIAFKAYVAAGLAEFYQQYTDDRNRVWVAEHNGKIVGFLLLMDRGDAAQLRYFIVTPGYRGLGLGKKLMDLYMAFLHECGYTTSYLWTTHELTKAASLYQSYGFQLSQEKESTDFGKALIEQRYDLAV
- a CDS encoding nicotinate phosphoribosyltransferase; the encoded protein is MNLSKRYQPSLALLTDMYQLTMAQGYWKQNRAEQQAVFHLYFRKNPFKGGYTISAGLEDAMDLLQKFGFTQEDLDFLAQVKSSNQQPLFEKGFLEYLAQLKFTCTVHAIPEGTAVFPNEPLLRIQGPILQCQLLETPLLTILNFQTLIATKAARMVDVAKGDAIIEFGMRRAQGPDGSLSGTRAAFVGGIGATSNVLAGKLYGIPLKGTHAHSWVMSFDEEVESFEAYAHVFPDDSVFLVDTYHTLEGVKKAIVVAQKLREKGHELKGIRLDSGDLAYLSIEARKLLDEAGFPKVSIVASNDLDEYLIESLKIQGARIDTWGIGTKLITAYDQPALGGVFKLAALQNEQGLWDYKVKLSEQLIKVSTPGILQVRRFFDKGTLVGDMLYSEDQTIAQPATMVHPNDPTQHKSFKESCTHEDLLVPIFQQGKLVYTSPTLQDIQARTKQQVESLHETYRRLLNPHIYKVGLEQQLHQKKMDVIVDLRSRAD
- a CDS encoding LysR substrate-binding domain-containing protein: MISQKHRVFFEVARQLSFTKASQILYISQSAISKQIKALEEYYKTGLFERHGNTISLTPAGKLIYEKLEAVQEIQNELHQQMPLLSEDFKPQVTLVLGASTTISLYILPPVLSAYLTQHPQVQLSLKNRNSENILKALLDHDIDLGIIEGINKVSQVTYTPFLTDEVIAVCSHRNPIKKHNLQVQDLYNIPLAIREAGSGTLAVLEDALVQRGIKLAQLPVRVRLGGTEALKNFVRVDTCLAFLPRQAVVKELASGELVEVNIKDFEVHRTFNFIQRKGTENNAPYKNFIQFMKRQYSKME
- the pncA gene encoding bifunctional nicotinamidase/pyrazinamidase — translated: MKALLLIDIQNDFLPGGSLAVPDGDAIIPLVNHLQPKFDLVVATQDWHPSNHKSFAGQHAGNKVFDTITLNGLEQVLWPHHCIQGTPGADFSSALDMHRVEAIFRKGTNPEIDSYSGFYDNGHLKSTALAEYLRGKGVTEVYVAGLAADFCVFFTAKDALQEGFATYFIEDATRAISSEGFERAKADLLAKGGQLVQSSSL
- a CDS encoding cupin domain-containing protein translates to MEKVNLLEKFAQFSDHWNPRIAGDLNGQQVKLAKFLGAFDWHHHDHEDELFLVVEGEFTMEFRDKHVLVQAGEFLIVPRGVEHRPVAEKEASVLLFEPASTVNTGNLTDSERTRNSLDRI